From the genome of Nodosilinea sp. PGN35, one region includes:
- a CDS encoding XdhC/CoxI family protein produces MNCFQQLAQALEYGPAVLATVTSVRGSVPREVGAKLVVDSAGQAFGTIGGGAGEAKVLRQAKEVLQTGQKQFVDLDLSGLPQRQTQGVCGGHMRVWLERWQGDAAKALAQTVLQRLQTERSLTLVTPLEQGKGPYLVENAVQIDPAIAFVETLHPAPTLLIVGAGHVGIQLAQVAHLIGFQIAVQDDRPEWANIDYYPQASQILAEPLDRAIASLAQHQNLYAALVTRGYTYDLEALQLLLQRPSPCRYIGMIGSEKRVRQVYGAIAQAGITNEQLAGIYAPIGLDIGALTPAEIAVSIGAELIMVQRGGTGRSLSERLRRALVH; encoded by the coding sequence GTGAACTGTTTTCAACAACTGGCCCAGGCGCTGGAGTACGGCCCCGCTGTGCTCGCCACGGTCACTAGCGTTAGAGGATCGGTGCCGCGGGAGGTAGGGGCCAAGCTGGTGGTCGATTCGGCAGGCCAAGCCTTTGGCACCATCGGCGGCGGGGCGGGGGAGGCCAAGGTGCTGCGCCAGGCCAAGGAGGTGCTGCAAACGGGGCAGAAGCAGTTTGTTGACCTTGACCTATCGGGCTTACCCCAGCGGCAGACCCAGGGAGTTTGCGGGGGCCACATGCGGGTGTGGCTGGAGCGGTGGCAGGGCGATGCGGCGAAAGCTTTGGCTCAAACAGTTTTGCAGCGGCTCCAGACCGAGCGATCGCTCACCCTGGTCACCCCCCTTGAGCAGGGTAAAGGCCCCTACCTGGTGGAGAATGCTGTTCAGATCGATCCGGCGATCGCCTTTGTCGAAACCCTGCACCCGGCCCCCACGCTGCTGATTGTCGGCGCAGGCCACGTGGGCATTCAACTCGCCCAAGTCGCCCACCTGATTGGCTTTCAGATTGCCGTGCAGGACGATCGCCCCGAGTGGGCCAATATCGACTACTATCCCCAGGCCAGCCAGATTTTAGCTGAACCATTAGACAGAGCGATCGCCTCCCTCGCCCAGCACCAAAACCTCTATGCCGCCCTGGTCACCCGGGGCTACACCTACGACCTAGAAGCCCTTCAGCTGTTGCTCCAGCGCCCCAGCCCCTGCCGCTACATCGGCATGATCGGCAGCGAAAAGCGAGTGCGCCAGGTCTACGGGGCGATCGCGCAGGCGGGCATCACCAACGAACAGCTGGCGGGCATCTACGCTCCGATTGGTTTAGATATTGGGGCGCTGACGCCCGCAGAAATTGCTGTCAGCATCGGCGCTGAGCTAATTATGGTGCAGCGGGGGGGAACGGGGCGATCGCTCTCAGAACGGTTGCGCCGCGCCCTTGTCCATTGA
- a CDS encoding ChaB family protein, with product MAYENTDALPQETQSLPQEAKQIFMAAFNAATSDGLSEDGAHEVAWNSVKNTFVQDNNGEWSFKADKLDSRSRTGAMPGN from the coding sequence ATGGCTTACGAAAATACTGATGCTTTGCCCCAGGAAACTCAATCGCTGCCCCAGGAGGCCAAGCAGATTTTTATGGCCGCTTTTAATGCGGCTACCAGCGACGGCCTGAGCGAAGATGGTGCCCATGAAGTTGCCTGGAATTCTGTAAAAAACACCTTTGTGCAAGACAACAATGGCGAGTGGAGCTTTAAAGCTGACAAGCTTGACTCTCGCAGCAGAACCGGCGCTATGCCTGGGAACTAA